The following nucleotide sequence is from Anopheles stephensi strain Indian chromosome 3, UCI_ANSTEP_V1.0, whole genome shotgun sequence.
TAACgtaaaagacaaaaaaaggtgtaaaaacaacataaaagaTGGCGGCGTGCGTTTTTGCATGGAAGAATGGCCTTTTGTTgtataaaacacacaacacacaattTGTAAACACAAATAATGCTTAaaattagtttttcttttgcaaaaaccacacacacacacgctcatttACACCGAAACAACAAATCCCCCCCCTCAGTTGGTGGGGACAGATGACAAAATATCATATTTTACAGGGAGTATTCCCTCACTATCTTTTGGAAGCTGAACCACCTGCAGTAGCAGTTGCAGTGAGTCAGTGAAAGGTGTTCGATGGAAGTAGAACGATTCCGGTTAAAATATCGACCCTGACTTGGAAGCTTGGAGGGTTGGAAGTTGTACGCCAACGGGGAACTACACGAGTAGTGGGGAAAGGTTTGTCGCTCTCCCTCGAAATGGGAAGAACCTGTGATGTTTGATCACTCGTGGCCCCATGCCTTTCGGCTGCCCTGTAATGCCCAGAGCTGCGTTCCTAGCATTTCTCTCTATCGACTAACGTTCTGGTGGGTTGGGACCTCATGTTCTGGAAGCAGCTGAGTTAATTGCAGGTCGCTCAAATAGCGcgacgttttgttttcttttttaccgATACACtcatgtgcacacacacacacgcaccgaaaacacacacacatctacaaATATTAACAGTAGTGTCCTGTTGTTGTCTGAGTCTCACAAAAAcaataggtgtgtgtgtgtgtgtatccttTTCTCGGCTTCATCCGTGGGCAATTGCCCCCACAGCGCCGGCTGCTGACATATCCCCCTGTGCGCTTGTATGCTAGTAGTAGAAGGTAGTAGAAATGGTGGTAAATAGTAGTTGCGGTGCTGCAGTATTTGTGCGATCTGTTGCTGGCGATTGCCCTCGAAAGCTCGGCGTGTATGCGCGCGTAATTCGTTGATCCGTCCCACACCGTGGGCAAAATGGACCAAAGGGACACCTATTCCCGGGAGCAGTGTACGGAAAGACGAATGGATGTAGCTCACGCTTCACAGTGCCGATTCGCAAAAGGATAAGAAAACATCAGACTCCAATCACCAATCTCGTccaatgtatgtgtgtgcgtgtgcgcgcgcgtgaaTGTTGTCTAGGAACTCACTTTACACTCGAAAACACTCGATCCGTCAGTGGGGTGGTGGGGAAGAATATTTGGCTGCTGTTTCGTTGGTTGGGTTGGTCTGTCTGGTTGGCTGGCCATCCACCATCATCCGCCGGTGGCTTTACTTCGCATGCCCATTGCTCAACACAGCCGGCAGCACGTTCGCCTGCTGGACGGCCGCGTTCAGCGCATCGATCTCCTTCTTCAGGAAcgcattgctgctgctggtggtggtggtggtggtcgtggtgtTGCCATTGCCGGCGGTAATGTTACTGTTGCCGTCGGCGACATTGCCATTGCCGTTCACCAGACCGCCGGTGCCACCGTGCGCCTTCCGTGGAATGTACAAACCACCGTTCGTTTCGTCCGGCATGCGCATCAGGTCGTCCTTCAGCTCGACGAACCCCGTCACCGTCTTGTCGATAAAGTCCTCGATGTTGCGCGTCTCCTGCTCGAGCTTCTCCTTGATACGTTCGCGCGTCAGCTTCGAGCCGCTCTTGCCGTTGGCGGTCGAGGTGGCGCTGttgaaggtggtggtggtggtggtggtggggctGGTggcactgttgttgttatccTCTTCGGACAGGAAATCGTCAGTCTTTTTGTGGTTGCCATtgagggtggtggtggtggtgctggtggtcaGACAGAACGGGTCCACTacgtcgtgctgctgctgggaggaTTCGGCGGAACACGGATCACTACGGCGACCATTCTCGCCGCCCCGGAATCGCATCCCGCCGGTGCCATTGCTGCTTTCCAGCGCTTCCACGGGTACGGTCGGTTTCAGCAAACTGCGGCCCTCCGATTCGTCCGCAGCGCGCCGGCTACTGCCGTTGGCGCTGGCCGGCTGTTCATCCGTGTCCGCTTTAAGCTTGGTGCGCGAACGGGCACTCGCCGACTGCCGGCTGCCCTCTCCCCGCGGTACGTATTTCGATAAAATAAACACAGTGATCAGAGCGACTAGATGAAGGCACATAAACACATTCAGGTACATACGAAGACTAGCCTTAAACTCGAGCAGCACGAACGGAAAGGTGGCGTAGCCCATGAAGACGCGCGTTATCACACACGTCAGCACGTCGTAGAACATGCGCGACCCGGCCGTGCCCTGGAACGCGGGCCGGAACAGTTTGCGAGCGATGCGCGCCGCCATCACGATCAGCGCACCGGTGGCGAACGTCATGTAGTAGCCCGGATAGAACCCGTGCCACAGTGCGCTTAGACTGAAGGTGAGCACCGTGCCGTAGCGCTTCGGCACACGCTCAAACACGACCATGCGCAGCCAACGGTTGGTGCCGGCGTTCCACGCATTGATGCAGTTCCGGAAGTTGGTGCCGAACTCGAACTCCAGCACCTGAATGTTGGACAGCATGTCCCAGCGGGGCGTAACGCCGTCCCGCTCGTCGTACCCGTTGAAGCCGAGCCCGGAGTTGTTGCAGATCGCGTCGGCCATCAGCCAGGCGAAGTAGTACTTGAAGCGGACCGCAGTGGTGGCCATCATCATGTACCACAGTGAGTAGAAAAAGCCTGAACTCGCGATAAAACCGTCATCTGGAAATTGCAGTAAGAAAAAAGGCTTGTTAGACGGGTTTGGCGGGCTTTCGGCAGCGCGAAGTCTTCTTCACACCTTTCATCGTTTTGATCGGATATATAGTAGCGAACTTCACGAAGATCAGTGCACACACCAAACTTGCAATCACCTTCTTCACGACCGCTTTCACCGGCGATGGTTCGTGAACGATCTTCTTCTCGATGTCGTACTTTGCCTGCAGATGAGAGAAGAACATCATCAATCTCGCTGCCGCTTTGCTACCACCCAACACCACCACTCACACTGGCCGACGTCTGCTTGATGATGTGACAGCCCTCGATAAAGTCGATGTAATCCTTGTAAAACACCAACGGGCCCGCCATCAGCCCCTGGAAGTGGAGCGTGTAGGAGAAAAACTCGAGCGGCGACGGTAGCTTCCGGAtggcgtgctgctgctggctctgCGTCAGGTCCTTCATTTCGCGCGTGAAGCCATCGTGGATGCTGAACGCCAGGCTGGTCACCTTCTGCGTGATGATCATCAGCGGACCGGTAATATCGAGCGAGTACGACCCATAATCGTAGTACTGCCGGTGCAGATGAATGCAGGACAGATAGAACAGTGCCACGACCATGACGAGCCTGAAAGGAATGCAGAGGAGTTAGCGGGTGGTCGTGTCGTGTGGGTGCTCCCTTACCGTTGAACAATCTGTGGGTTTTGTGTGCGTATGACGACATAGCAAACGGCTGGCAGACCTGCGATGTGGATCGCCTGCTGACCGAAGCAAAAGTAACCGAAGAACAGACCGATCACTAGCCCGATCGCGTGCCGGGTGCTGGCTGACACCTTGGACGGGTGCAGGTAGGAGCGGAAGGCTGACGCGAGGATCAGCGCCAGAAACTGTGTGATGAGGAAGTTAACCTGAAAGTGAAGAGGAAAGGTTTTGGTAGACGGTTAGCGATATTGTGATGAGCGGTCGATGGAGTCATTCCGGAGCTGTGTGACCCACATGACAAAACGCCTTTCGTTATGCAATTCGTGGTCTGAGACATCCTATTATGAAGTGAGGTTTGAGTCACACAACGGTAAGTCGTTGTGTAGTTCAAAACGCACATTGTTTAAACGTGCGGACGCTTGTTTTCTACCTTGGCAACCCCGGTGAAATTAATGTTCATTTCCCacaatgtaataaaaatagaGACCTGATTGAATCGCTTCATAAATCAACAAACGATCGTAAACCCGCTTACATAAGATCTGCTTCAATCAGTCAACGATCATCAATATTATAGAATAGAATAATAAACATATTGTTGTCCTTAATGCACCAAGAAGCCGCGGCAAGGGTGTCTCGGCGATAAAGAACCTACCCTCAAGCGCTCAAACACATCCGTAAACGGTGTAACAAAAGCATGCCCCACTTATCAATTTCGCCAGTCGCGACCGGTTATTATCAGTGCCCAACCAACACGATCCAGACACCAACCTACTGATTGCGTGCCGGGGCTCTTAATACCCGGAGATAGTGTGTCTCGCGAGGGGTTCAACGAGAGTTCGCGAATTGATGGTTTGCAGGCCAATCACGGCAATGGCGCGCATGATAATCCGCGTGATCTCGTCTCACAAAACGGGGCGGATTTGCTGTGCCGATAGCGATAGTGGCCAAAGGTGGAGCCACAATCAAGCTCGAATGAGGATGGATGGGATGGACAAAGATGGCATCTATCAGAGACGGTGCTCGGTGCAGGACAAGCGAATATAATCCAATTGCTGAGGGGTTAAGCCAATTCAAGTGGAGGAATTATGTTGTTAGTGTGCCGTGTCGTTCGGCACAATAGTAGTAGTGTTGATATCCCGAGCTCCAAACCACCCCGAACGCAAGATGTTCTGCTATGCTTTAATTTGAAGCTAAAGCTATCATGACCCAGATTGCTTAATTCCTACTACCGGAGGAATGCGCTGGAGTCCGGCACCACCAACTATCGGGCCCAGTTTAAAAAGCGCTCTTGGCATCAGCAAACACCAAGCAGAACTCTCGGGGCACCATCTGGGTGAAATTGGCAAGTGATGAAAACAAAGTTCTAATCAAAGGCTTAGGGCCGGATTTTGGACGAGAATCCGGGTCAAGGATTTAACGACGGACATGGTCTGGGTTGTGtgaatgagtgtgtgtgggggtACACATTTTTCATGCTCTCGGAGGTGTTTCGTGTTAAATAATTAGGTCATCCGGAAGGGAGGGTTACGTTTTGGCGCTGGAATTTCCGGAAGCTCAATTAGTAGCTACAGGATGGCCGAGTTGTTTGGAGAATAGTTTATTTGTCACAAATGATCAGAGGTTTTTGGCTGGGATTTCTTACAGTATTCCATACAGAGAGCCAATATGGGAAGCGGCGACCGGCCGCTATTGCCATCTGTGTAACTGTTTTCACGTCTGAGCTCATCGTAATGCAATAAGCTGTTGCGCAAACCCAGTTCCAGTGCTGATGTTACGATTGCGACTAgacagagagagcgaaagaagaGCTTCCCCTTGTGCAACCCCATGACACAGGGGTGGATTAGATTTCTCCTCGCAAGCCGCCATCTGCTGGTATCGACCTTGACCATGAACCACGGCCACGATCGATCGGTAAAACGAGTTTAGAGAGCATCGCCTGGAAGGGACACTACCATTCCCTTGTAGATGCAGTCGATCTGTCCATATGTTTGCCCCCGCGATGTGATAACGCTATAACGCTACCAAGGGGGCCGGTTTTGAAAGCGGATGACGGGCAGCTATCTCCAGTGGTGCATACAGGTGCAAGTAGTTTAGCATGCGCAAGCTCGGGCGGTCTGGAGACCTTGGACGGTTCGGTGCGCACATAAGTAAGCACGTGCCGGAAAGCGAGTTTTCCGACCAGCTGCTGGTGCAAAATGCATCGGCGCGTGCTCGGGGGAAGGTTAAGCGTTCGCCGCCTGCCTTTGCACACCTTGAACCAgttgcaccaccaccgggccTCGACCCGGCCGCCAGTCAATGTGTTACGGAAGCGAGCAGTTTCTCCTAACAGAGATGACTCATTTAGTATGCACATTTAAACCGAAATGGAGGATTTGCCTCTTGTTTTTGCTAATTTTAGTAAGCGAGATGACCTACAAGTTCGTTAGCTTAAGTTAGCTGAGAACGAACAAGATGTTTTAGGGctaatcttttttttgtctacatGGATACAAAACCGCCGCCAGTCCTTTAATTGCCACTCGGCGTCAGAAcccaccatccatccagccaACTTACATATTTTATTACACCGAGCTCGACGAGATAGCCTCGTGTCCGTTGGAGCAGATCACCTTCAGCGGGCTGGTGGTCATCGAAACGCTCCATAACGACGGGATGGATATGATGGAATATGTGTTTCTCCGAAGGTATTCTTTGACGGTTACACAACACTAAACTGTCACTGGTTAGCTACAGAACGCGCGCGCACTTTACCGGCTTCCACCGACCAGCAGCCGAAAACATTATCGGGCAAACTTTTCCATCATGATCGACTCGTGCCTGGTATTGCGTAAGCAAGTGATGAGAAAACTGCACTCTACAAGAAGCGGCTATAGTGTTTGGGCAGACGCGGTGTGATTTATTTGACATTTATGGAGCCGAACGGTCGAGGAGTGTTGTAGTGAGCAAAGTTTTCCTTGCCGAGGATCGGATTATCTTATGGGAGGATTCCATGGTTCGGGAGATCAACCGGCGATTGGACAAGTGgagtggagagagagagagagggcgagaTGGTTTCGTAATCGACACTCAACAGTCGACTAAAAAAACCAtgagaaaggaaaagatgGAGGGCAAAACAGAAAATGCGTACTGcaaaagttaaacaaaacGGTACTAAAGGGTAGCGTGCGCTGGAGAAGAATGCTTTGAATGCTGAGAAGTTGCGAACTTTGTTTGCCAAACACGCTCGATCCGGAAATTCGATCCGAAGATAGGGCACAAAGACACAACAACAGCTCCAAACTAACTTTGGGTTTGGTAGTCCGGAAGGCAGAACATCAGTAACAATCGGTAGTCATACACCGAGAACATGACCACTTTCGCTATCCAAGCTCACTTACTGGCGTTATCCTTTTAATCTCGCTTCCGTCATGAAGTTGTGGAACTGTGTGGGCATGCTTTTTTGGAAGAGCAATATCCCAAACGCCTGAACCGTGACTATTATTTTGGGCTCATCTAAAAAGCAACACTAGTGATTGTAATTAAATATCCATTAGTGGTTTCAAAACGACGCCGAATCTGAAGCAAAGGAACCTCTCAGTGGAGCAGTGTTCGATGGCTGGGATGGGGGGCTGGGGATGCATATAATTTTAATACATCTCATTGCGCATCGTTTCCCGCACTAACAACACATCTCCCCCCAAGGTGAATGTATGTTGGCAGCAACCGAAGCCCACTAGACAGGTGAAACATTTCCCAATCGCCAATCGACAGaaatctttctctctctctctctctcttcaacctGCTGACGCTGACGGTCGATTGACGGTCGGTTCGGAAAAACTAACCCCACGAAAGGCAACGGCGGCGCGCTTAAACGCCACTCGAAATGTGTATTGCATTTTTAAGTGTATGACACCGACCCACCCGGACACACGGGTGTTGCTGCGGGTGAGTGGGTTCGTCATCATTAAAATGATGTGGAAATTCGTACCGACGCCAAAAAATATCGATACggtggtaaaataaaacattttgccGCCTTGTGGAGGCTAAACATCATCgatactactaccactactgcctgcctgcctgcctgcctccTACTTCGCCCCCATCCTATACAAGGCGGGCGCGATCGGTGGAGGggcggaaggaaggaaattgCCAAGTGCAAAAAtagcagaaaaaagaaaagaaccaACCCTTCACACGCACGGCACAAGAACTTTGCACCACCTTTCCGACAccctagagagagagagcgtgagagaCCGTTCGACCGTTTCGACCCTTTTTTCCCGTCGGACGGCATCAAACCCGACCAAATCATGAAATACTACTGCGCGGGGTCCAATAAAAATCGAAACCAAATCATACACAATTCACCACACCAACGCCACACACGTATAATGTCGATTGCGGATCAACTTTCGATGAAAGGTTAAGCTGCATTATTATTGGTCCGAAAGAGGGAAGAGGGCCAACGGTACGATACCCCCCCCATCCCAGTGGAACTTCCCCTGTCGATcaccgttcggttcggtgcctTGTGCCTGGACGGGAATGAATTATGGCGCTCGTAGAAAACGAAATTTATAACCTTCCACCCCCGGAAAAAACTCCAAGGGTGGGGATGCAGCGTTGGTGTAGAATTCAcatgcaccagcagcaacaaagaGATGCGTTGGAAGAATTAGAAAACAAATTATAGTTTATTTATGAGAAGGAAacttgtttgaattattaagTGATTTAGGTtggatcctggtcacggcaccaactTTTCTGATAAGGATTTCTAGAGTTTTAAACTACTTATTCCTGGGTGTTTGAATCATTGGTTATATTCGAGACCTGCCAGACTCTTAAAATGgcaacaaatttaaaattaatcattAGTTCCATtagttacaaaacaaaaagtttaGTCATTAGTTACAAAACTAACTAAACTTAGATTTAAtactggtcacggcaccaaacgtaattaacaaaaaatctgGAATAATTTTATGAAGTTagttctaaaaaaaaaatcttctaaaAAGATATCTATGTTTCCAGACGATATAAAATACAAGCAAAAGTCCTTTTCATAAATACTTTTCTAATAAAATTCCAATGAAAACATCTTAattaaatagaaacaaaataaaataagtcaaaacaaacaaacagttcCTCTTGCTTCGCACGCTTCCCATCGTCGCAACATCAACGAGCCCCCGCGTATTTATTGCGCAAATAAAACCACTATAAACTAATGCGCGATTGCTACTGCTTCGTCCCACAAGAGCCCACCACACCCCCTGgaggaaatgggaaaatagTCGTcgcgtagtttttttttatatacgAAGAAAATTAGGCCATTCCATCCAACAACAATTCCTTGGTCGGAATAAAAAtagagccacacacacacacacacacacccaaacccAAAAGCAGCTTGTCGCAAAGGAGGGGGATGGCGTAAAACGGAAACACGGCCACTAGAAAACATTGAATAACTATAATGATAAATAATTTCACGCGAAACCATTTGCGAAACCAGGCGCAGAATCGATTTTCGCAAGAAAGGTGTTATATCAATTTTCCCGCGGGGTTCTgttggggggggagggggggggggtggagagagaaagagagaatgtcgcttatttcaaaattttcacaGTGGAATTGAATTTAAGCTTTtcctcggtggtggtggttctcaCATACATGCTGTGGAGGACATACTGGGCtgggtgctggtgctgccccCACTACCCGGAGAAGGtccttgttgctgctggtgtgcaTGCTCGAGAGTGGGCCTATAAGCCACGCAATAATTGCGAAACTAACCGACCCAAACCGTGGACGAGAGCAGCCAGCCTTTCGTACAATAAAACCAATGAATGGAGGAAAAATGTGGAGTGTGTCTTATGGCCCCCGCCCTCCGGCGCTATCATATCGGTGTGTGCGATGATATCGAGCGTGTCCAATTGCTGGCCGTGGGTGGAGGACATCGGAGGCCCAGGATCTTAATTACTTTTGTTAATCTAATCGTAGTTCtcccaccgccaccgccgccacacGAATCTCTTCGCCCAAATTCGCCAATTTCGCGTGAACCATGAAAAGAGGCGACTGTGACCCACATACAAACGCACCCACACACGAGAAACTGCGTCAGAATGGCAAGGATATCGTTTGCTTCTGTTGCGAGCAGTGCTGGTAGAGCACACGTTCACGTTTCGCCTATCTGTTGCTCGGGCCCTGGTCCGCGCTATCATCTGACGCTTGGAATGTGGCGGGTGCCAAAATGGCGCGCGCGAAAGCATCACCACACAGTGTCGCCAACGGGAAGCAGCCCGGGAAAGCTTGACCGAGACTGGCGTGGCAACCATTTACAGTTTGCCTCACATTTGTGCGAGGACGTCAGACGACACTCTTGTCCGGGATTCTGTAAACCCAGCAGCCACCACGAAAGAGCTTCCCCGTGCAGGACTGGCAGTATACTGGGAGATACTTGCAATTGCCAAAAAGTCGTCATAAAAGTCACAACTTAAAAGGAAGAGACAATGGCCAGGACGACGCAGCGACAGAGAGTACACCCCGgcgaatgatgatggtgatgacgatgcccgccgccgccgccaagTCACAAAGTCAACAGTTCAAATCATGGATGGTTTTATTGCCCAGGACACGGGCAAGTGCGCCCGCTCGATCGTCTTCGTGTGTCGTGTGTCTGgtgagcaaataaaaatatgaaatgaaaataaaccacCCGCACGGCTTCGTTCTGCCCACGAAAGAAGCACCATATAAATGTAAACGACATCATTTGTAATATGGTCGAGCTGTGTATATACATATATCAGTGCACAGTTACAGTCGGTTCCAGTGTGTCGTTTGCGGCATGTGGAATGACATTTTCCGACCAATTAATGTTTGATGCACAGCGCTTTGGATGGCGAATTTTCCCCACGACTAAGCGCACCAGCAAGCTCCAAAACGTGGAACGAAAAACATAGGAGTAGCTCGCATCTGGCTATAAAGTATTCAACAGGTGTTAAAAGCGG
It contains:
- the LOC118512074 gene encoding lysophospholipid acyltransferase 1 isoform X2 gives rise to the protein MERFDDHQPAEGDLLQRTRGYLVELGVIKYVNFLITQFLALILASAFRSYLHPSKVSASTRHAIGLVIGLFFGYFCFGQQAIHIAGLPAVCYVVIRTQNPQIVQRLVMVVALFYLSCIHLHRQYYDYGSYSLDITGPLMIITQKVTSLAFSIHDGFTREMKDLTQSQQQHAIRKLPSPLEFFSYTLHFQGLMAGPLVFYKDYIDFIEGCHIIKQTSASAKYDIEKKIVHEPSPVKAVVKKVIASLVCALIFVKFATIYPIKTMKDDGFIASSGFFYSLWYMMMATTAVRFKYYFAWLMADAICNNSGLGFNGYDERDGVTPRWDMLSNIQVLEFEFGTNFRNCINAWNAGTNRWLRMVVFERVPKRYGTVLTFSLSALWHGFYPGYYMTFATGALIVMAARIARKLFRPAFQGTAGSRMFYDVLTCVITRVFMGYATFPFVLLEFKASLRMYLNVFMCLHLVALITVFILSKYVPRGEGSRQSASARSRTKLKADTDEQPASANGSSRRAADESEGRSLLKPTVPVEALESSNGTGGMRFRGGENGRRSDPCSAESSQQQHDVVDPFCLTTSTTTTTLNGNHKKTDDFLSEEDNNNSATSPTTTTTTTFNSATSTANGKSGSKLTRERIKEKLEQETRNIEDFIDKTVTGFVELKDDLMRMPDETNGGLYIPRKAHGGTGGLVNGNGNVADGNSNITAGNGNTTTTTTTTSSSNAFLKKEIDALNAAVQQANVLPAVLSNGHAK
- the LOC118512074 gene encoding lysophospholipid acyltransferase 1 isoform X1, whose product is MQQIATIIGANAYYDGSRVFTWLADMCGLSVDLVNFLITQFLALILASAFRSYLHPSKVSASTRHAIGLVIGLFFGYFCFGQQAIHIAGLPAVCYVVIRTQNPQIVQRLVMVVALFYLSCIHLHRQYYDYGSYSLDITGPLMIITQKVTSLAFSIHDGFTREMKDLTQSQQQHAIRKLPSPLEFFSYTLHFQGLMAGPLVFYKDYIDFIEGCHIIKQTSASAKYDIEKKIVHEPSPVKAVVKKVIASLVCALIFVKFATIYPIKTMKDDGFIASSGFFYSLWYMMMATTAVRFKYYFAWLMADAICNNSGLGFNGYDERDGVTPRWDMLSNIQVLEFEFGTNFRNCINAWNAGTNRWLRMVVFERVPKRYGTVLTFSLSALWHGFYPGYYMTFATGALIVMAARIARKLFRPAFQGTAGSRMFYDVLTCVITRVFMGYATFPFVLLEFKASLRMYLNVFMCLHLVALITVFILSKYVPRGEGSRQSASARSRTKLKADTDEQPASANGSSRRAADESEGRSLLKPTVPVEALESSNGTGGMRFRGGENGRRSDPCSAESSQQQHDVVDPFCLTTSTTTTTLNGNHKKTDDFLSEEDNNNSATSPTTTTTTTFNSATSTANGKSGSKLTRERIKEKLEQETRNIEDFIDKTVTGFVELKDDLMRMPDETNGGLYIPRKAHGGTGGLVNGNGNVADGNSNITAGNGNTTTTTTTTSSSNAFLKKEIDALNAAVQQANVLPAVLSNGHAK